In a single window of the Anaerocolumna cellulosilytica genome:
- the pth gene encoding aminoacyl-tRNA hydrolase, whose translation MYIIVGLGNPTREYQATRHNVGFDAITRLSDDYNIPLSLKKHKAICGTGYIGSEKVVLAQPQTYMNLSGESVRELVDFYKVSTENVIVIYDDISLEPGQLRIRKKGSAGGHNGIKSIIAHLNTQEFPRIKVGVGDKPAGWDLADYVLSRFTKEEEPIMRDALRKTSEAVKDMLLDGIEPAMNLHNRK comes from the coding sequence ATGTATATAATCGTAGGATTGGGTAATCCAACCAGGGAATATCAGGCAACCAGGCATAATGTTGGATTTGATGCCATAACCAGGCTCTCGGATGACTACAATATTCCACTCAGTTTAAAAAAACATAAAGCAATATGCGGAACAGGTTATATAGGAAGTGAAAAAGTAGTGCTGGCACAGCCTCAGACCTATATGAATCTAAGCGGAGAGAGTGTCCGGGAACTTGTTGATTTTTATAAAGTATCTACTGAAAATGTAATTGTTATATATGACGACATAAGTCTGGAGCCGGGACAGCTTCGCATTCGAAAAAAGGGTAGTGCCGGAGGGCATAATGGAATTAAAAGTATTATTGCCCATTTAAATACACAGGAATTCCCTCGAATCAAAGTTGGTGTAGGTGATAAGCCTGCCGGCTGGGATTTGGCAGATTATGTATTGTCCAGATTTACAAAAGAAGAAGAACCTATTATGAGGGACGCCCTTAGGAAAACCTCTGAGGCAGTCAAAGACATGCTCTTAGATGGAATCGAACCGGCCATGAATCTCCATAATCGAAAGTAA